From Zingiber officinale cultivar Zhangliang chromosome 5B, Zo_v1.1, whole genome shotgun sequence, the proteins below share one genomic window:
- the LOC121987706 gene encoding uncharacterized protein LOC121987706 isoform X1, with translation MMAMDNYFLFPPWDCDWDPHTFGSAGDLHQQLMPLATGSPASSSQASTGYLQDAVAGWSSRSKRRRLASSPSHVHCPAPLTTGDLQDILQGFLNSSYFGDPLLDQSRRPIEPGSTSPCGKSLRCFKELQPKAIQDPNSNAKVLTLKACERRGCSKKKSIAYPFAVVKPGGVDGGVTLDDINAQLLKRPRWPVRHPVGEFAGGPRVVSPAGPGLSGKAVVSMTRIQTRGRGTITIIRTKG, from the exons ATGATGGCCATGGACAACTATTTTCTATTCCCTCCATGGGATTGTGATTGGGATCCACACACCTTTGGCTCCGCAGGTGATCTCCATCAGCAGCTCATGCCTTTGG CGACGGGGTCCCCGGCGTCGTCCTCGCAGGCCTCGACGGGCTACCTGCAGGACGCCGTCGCCGGGTGGAGCAGCCGGAGCAAGCGGCGACGCCTGGCTTCATCGCCCTCCCATGTTCACTGCCCTGCTCCGTTGACCACTGGCGACCTCCAAGATATTCTCCAA GGATTCTTGAATTCGAGTTATTTTGGAGATCCATTGCTCGACCAGAGTCGCAGGCCTATCGAACCAG GTTCTACTTCGCCCTGCGGAAAGTCACTGCGGTGCTTCAAAGAGCTGCAGCCAAAAGCCATCCAAGACCCAAATTCTAATGCAAAAGTACTCACTCTGAAAG CGTGCGAGAGGAGGGGATGCAGCAAGAAGAAGAGCATCGCGTACCCGTTCGCGGTGGTGAAGCCGGGTGGAGTGGACGGAGGCGTGACGCTGGACGACATCAACGCGCAGCTCTTGAAGCGGCCGAGGTGGCCGGTCCGACACCCGGTGGGGGAGTTTGCGGGTGGGCCGCGCGTTGTATCGCCGGCGGGGCCGGGGCTCTCCGGCAAGGCCGTGGTCAGCATGACGAGGATTCAAACACGGGGCAGGGGGACGATAACGATCATAAGGACCAAAGGCTGA